The following are from one region of the Anaeropeptidivorans aminofermentans genome:
- the dnaK gene encoding molecular chaperone DnaK: protein MSKIIGIDLGTTNSCVAVMEGGQPVVIPNSEGARTTPSIVGFTKTGERLVGETAKRQAITNPDNTVMSIKRKMGSDYKVNIDGKGYSPQEISAMILQKLKQDAESYLGTTVTEAVITVPAYFTDSQRQATKDAGKIAGLDVKRIINEPTAAALAYGLDNEKEQKIMVYDLGGGTFDVSIIDIGDGVIEVLATSGNNNLGGDDFDERVMDYIVAEFKKTEGIDLKQDKMAMQRVRDAAEKAKKELSTVTTTNINLPFITMNQEGPKHLDVTLTRAKFEELISDLVEKTLGPVQTALKDADMSASELDKVLLVGGSTRVPAVQEAVKKLTGKDPFKGINPDECVALGASIQGGKLAGDEGAGSILLLDVTPLSLGIETLGGVATKLIERNTTIPTNKKQIFSTAADNQTAVDIVIVQGERPLAKDNKMLGQFRLDGIAPAPRGIPQIEVSFDIDANGIVNVSAKDLGTGKEQKITITSSTNLSDEDIDRAVKEAEQYAEADKKRKEAIDVKNNADSMIFQTEKALKDLEGKIDDSEKASVEDELSKLKTLNEGMNIENMSDADVESLKNATESLTQAFYKISEKLYQQAGGQDPNQQNQNPGDDVVDGDYKEV from the coding sequence ATGAGTAAAATAATAGGCATTGACTTAGGAACAACAAATTCATGCGTAGCTGTAATGGAGGGCGGACAGCCGGTTGTAATACCAAACTCCGAGGGCGCAAGAACAACCCCTTCTATCGTTGGATTTACAAAAACAGGCGAAAGGCTTGTAGGTGAAACTGCAAAGCGCCAGGCAATAACAAACCCCGACAATACTGTAATGAGTATTAAAAGAAAAATGGGGTCCGATTATAAAGTAAATATTGACGGAAAAGGATATTCTCCTCAGGAAATATCTGCTATGATTCTTCAGAAGCTTAAACAAGATGCAGAAAGCTATTTGGGAACAACAGTTACAGAAGCTGTTATAACCGTTCCTGCATACTTTACAGACAGCCAGAGACAGGCTACAAAGGACGCGGGAAAAATAGCAGGCCTTGATGTAAAGCGTATCATAAACGAACCTACGGCGGCTGCCCTTGCTTATGGTCTTGATAATGAAAAAGAACAGAAAATCATGGTTTATGACTTAGGCGGCGGTACATTCGACGTTTCTATTATTGATATAGGCGATGGCGTTATAGAAGTTTTAGCAACCAGCGGTAACAATAACCTCGGCGGCGATGATTTTGACGAAAGAGTGATGGATTATATCGTAGCCGAATTCAAAAAAACCGAAGGCATTGACTTAAAACAAGACAAAATGGCGATGCAGAGAGTAAGGGACGCTGCTGAAAAGGCTAAAAAAGAGCTTTCAACAGTTACTACCACAAATATTAATCTTCCTTTCATAACAATGAATCAGGAAGGCCCAAAGCACCTTGACGTGACGCTTACAAGAGCAAAATTTGAGGAATTAATTTCTGATTTAGTTGAAAAAACATTAGGCCCTGTTCAGACAGCCTTAAAAGACGCAGATATGAGCGCAAGCGAGCTTGATAAGGTTCTTCTTGTAGGCGGCTCCACAAGAGTTCCTGCCGTACAGGAGGCTGTTAAAAAGCTTACAGGCAAAGACCCTTTCAAAGGAATCAACCCCGATGAATGTGTTGCCTTAGGCGCATCTATTCAGGGCGGTAAATTAGCCGGTGACGAAGGCGCAGGAAGCATTCTTCTTCTTGACGTTACGCCTCTTTCTCTTGGTATAGAGACCCTTGGCGGCGTTGCTACGAAGCTGATTGAAAGAAATACGACAATACCTACAAATAAAAAGCAGATTTTCTCAACTGCTGCGGATAATCAGACAGCCGTTGATATTGTAATCGTTCAAGGGGAAAGACCTCTTGCAAAGGATAATAAAATGCTCGGCCAGTTCAGGCTCGACGGAATTGCTCCTGCTCCAAGAGGAATCCCTCAGATAGAAGTAAGCTTTGATATAGATGCAAACGGTATCGTTAACGTTTCCGCAAAAGACCTTGGAACAGGCAAAGAGCAAAAAATAACCATTACATCAAGCACAAATTTAAGTGATGAAGATATTGACAGAGCCGTTAAAGAAGCAGAGCAGTATGCCGAGGCAGATAAAAAGCGTAAAGAAGCCATAGACGTAAAAAATAATGCGGATTCTATGATTTTCCAGACTGAAAAGGCGCTTAAAGACCTTGAAGGTAAAATTGATGACAGCGAAAAAGCAAGCGTTGAAGATGAGCTTTCAAAGCTTAAAACCTTAAATGAAGGCATGAACATCGAAAACATGAGCGATGCCGACGTAGAATCTTTGAAGAATGCTACAGAATCTCTTACTCAGGCATTTTACAAAATAAGCGAAAAGCTTTATCAGCAGGCCGGCGGACAGGATCCAAACCAGCAAAATCAAAACCCCGGTGACGACGTAGTTGACGGCGACTATAAAGAAGTGTAG
- a CDS encoding AAA family ATPase, with protein sequence MNVETGFTAALVNKVKDEIKKAVINQEEITEYALTCMLAGGHVLIEGVPGLGKTLWVRSLSKALNIDFNRVQFTSDLMPADILGTKLYNMEKREFELKKGPLFTNLFLADEINRTPPKTQSALLEVMEERSITIDGDTFHLNDPFMVFATQNPVEYEGTYPLPEALTDRFMMKLIMKYPGVSAEKKLLSMYNTGFSSAKIETAEIVPAANAEDFKKCREEILNVRVEDSILNYIVSIIETTRRVNAVSIGASPRGSVALLLNAKALAAIRGRDFCVPDDVKELAIPVLRHRIILKPEAEIDGLKTDKVIENILSQVKVPR encoded by the coding sequence ATGAACGTAGAAACAGGGTTTACAGCAGCTCTTGTAAACAAAGTTAAAGATGAAATTAAAAAAGCCGTTATAAATCAGGAAGAAATTACGGAATATGCCCTTACCTGTATGCTTGCAGGAGGCCATGTGCTTATAGAAGGCGTTCCCGGCCTTGGCAAAACCCTTTGGGTAAGAAGCCTTTCAAAGGCATTGAATATTGATTTTAACAGAGTACAGTTTACCTCAGACCTGATGCCTGCCGATATTTTGGGAACCAAGCTTTATAATATGGAAAAAAGGGAGTTTGAGCTTAAAAAAGGCCCCCTCTTTACAAATTTATTTTTAGCCGACGAAATAAACAGAACCCCTCCGAAAACTCAATCAGCCCTTTTAGAGGTTATGGAGGAGCGCTCTATTACCATAGACGGAGATACCTTTCATTTAAATGACCCTTTTATGGTCTTTGCTACTCAAAACCCTGTTGAGTATGAAGGAACATACCCTCTTCCCGAAGCGCTTACAGACAGGTTTATGATGAAGCTTATTATGAAATACCCAGGGGTTTCTGCTGAGAAAAAGCTTCTTTCTATGTATAACACAGGGTTTTCAAGCGCTAAAATAGAAACGGCGGAAATCGTTCCCGCGGCAAATGCGGAGGATTTTAAAAAATGCCGAGAGGAAATCCTTAACGTAAGGGTTGAAGACAGCATTTTAAATTATATCGTAAGTATTATCGAAACGACAAGAAGAGTGAATGCCGTTTCCATAGGGGCAAGCCCCAGAGGCTCCGTTGCCCTATTGCTTAATGCAAAGGCATTGGCTGCTATAAGAGGCAGAGATTTCTGCGTTCCCGATGATGTTAAGGAACTTGCCATTCCTGTGCTTCGCCATAGGATTATACTGAAACCGGAGGCCGAAATAGACGGCCTTAAGACAGATAAGGTAATAGAAAATATTCTTTCTCAAGTGAAGGTACCCCGTTAA
- the hrcA gene encoding heat-inducible transcriptional repressor HrcA yields the protein MMLNDRKIKILEAIINDYILSAEPIGSRTIAKKYDLGISSATIRNEMSDLEEMGYIVQPHASAGRVPSDKGYRLYVDRLMQYRELTKEEVEYLQGIIINNINHMEYLMRETAKAISVLTNYTTIVSEPEVTRTKIKHLQLIPMDESSVVVVLITDNKVIKNHIIRVAHAPQYDELNKLSLVLNNAFSGKTIEEISGTSCDDIISKIGGVNDSKTFELIINAIKQLVAQEDNIKVYTSGVNNILEFPEFSDIEKARNIFRTFEEKQILITLLGKDAADKIEVVIGSENNIEQLKDCSIIKANYKYGNKSLGAIGIVGPTRMDYSQAVSVLYGIVKNLNHLIYYITNDSP from the coding sequence ATGATGCTAAATGATAGAAAAATTAAAATTCTTGAAGCCATTATCAATGATTATATTTTATCAGCAGAGCCTATCGGTTCGAGGACTATTGCGAAGAAATATGATCTCGGTATTTCTTCTGCTACCATTAGAAATGAAATGAGCGACCTTGAGGAAATGGGTTATATCGTTCAGCCTCATGCCTCAGCGGGAAGGGTTCCTTCCGACAAGGGTTACAGGCTCTATGTAGACAGGCTCATGCAATACCGTGAGCTTACAAAAGAAGAAGTTGAGTATCTTCAAGGAATCATTATAAATAATATTAACCATATGGAATATTTAATGAGAGAGACTGCAAAGGCCATCTCCGTACTTACAAACTATACGACAATTGTTTCGGAGCCGGAGGTTACAAGGACCAAAATAAAGCATTTGCAGCTTATTCCCATGGATGAAAGCTCTGTGGTTGTGGTTTTGATTACAGACAATAAAGTAATTAAAAATCATATTATAAGGGTGGCCCATGCCCCTCAATATGACGAGCTTAATAAGCTTTCTTTGGTTTTGAATAATGCTTTTTCAGGAAAGACCATTGAAGAAATATCAGGTACTTCCTGTGACGATATCATTTCAAAAATAGGCGGGGTAAATGACAGTAAAACCTTTGAGTTAATTATTAATGCCATTAAACAGCTTGTTGCTCAAGAGGATAATATAAAGGTCTATACTTCAGGGGTTAATAATATTTTAGAGTTTCCTGAGTTCAGTGACATAGAAAAAGCAAGAAATATTTTCAGAACCTTTGAAGAAAAGCAGATTCTTATAACTCTTTTAGGAAAGGACGCCGCGGATAAAATAGAGGTTGTAATAGGCTCTGAAAATAATATCGAACAATTAAAGGATTGCAGCATCATAAAAGCCAATTACAAATATGGAAATAAATCTCTGGGGGCCATAGGCATAGTCGGTCCTACGAGAATGGATTATTCCCAGGCGGTATCTGTGCTTTACGGAATAGTTAAAAATCTAAATCATCTAATTTATTATATAACAAACGATTCACCATAA
- the grpE gene encoding nucleotide exchange factor GrpE has product MANKEKGSASGNEESIKNSEEIIEENMAEVSEIDALKEELENEKKEKEELFDKLQRSLAEFDNFRKRTVKEKTTMFDDGVSSAVSGLLPIVDNFERALKSFPDKEDNIYKGIEMIYNQLINYLCDMGVCCIDCVGEKFDPSFHNAVSHEENEEYDENVIIEELMKGYKYKDKIIRPSMVKVAN; this is encoded by the coding sequence TTGGCTAATAAAGAAAAAGGCTCTGCCAGTGGCAATGAGGAGTCTATAAAAAACTCAGAGGAAATAATAGAAGAAAACATGGCAGAAGTTTCGGAAATTGACGCTTTAAAAGAAGAGCTTGAAAATGAAAAAAAAGAAAAGGAAGAGCTTTTCGATAAGCTTCAAAGAAGCCTTGCGGAATTTGATAATTTCAGAAAGCGTACTGTAAAAGAAAAGACTACCATGTTTGACGATGGTGTGTCATCAGCCGTTTCCGGGCTTTTACCTATTGTAGATAATTTTGAAAGAGCCTTGAAATCCTTTCCGGATAAAGAGGATAATATATATAAAGGCATAGAAATGATATATAATCAGCTTATTAATTATCTTTGTGATATGGGCGTATGCTGTATTGATTGTGTAGGGGAGAAATTTGACCCTTCCTTTCATAACGCCGTAAGCCATGAAGAAAATGAAGAATACGATGAAAATGTCATCATAGAAGAGCTTATGAAGGGATATAAATATAAGGACAAGATTATAAGACCCTCTATGGTAAAGGTAGCAAATTAA
- the hemW gene encoding radical SAM family heme chaperone HemW, with amino-acid sequence MKDTGIYIHIPFCLSKCLYCDFTSFRGRDGMYESYKNALLKEIRNTPLLEEYLIKSIFIGGGTPTVLPPRFISEIMEELSKLHIADDAEITIEANPKTLNMDYLRVLKFSGINRLSMGLQSTDNTVLKKIGRIHKYEDFLINYNDALKAGFHNISADIMFGLPGQDIEGFSNTVETISKLGLRHISAYSLIIEEGTPFFDLYEEGKLDLPEESEERKMYYLLIDTLSSKDYIHYEISNFSKKGFESQHNIRYWERGEYFGFGLSAHSLVENVRYENTEDLSFYIENSSNLKNIRTNSHEISEKEAMEEFMFLGLRLIKGIDVEKFKKTFGKDIFSVYYGTIHDNIKKGLLLYEANRIFLTAKGLDLSNMVMADFLF; translated from the coding sequence ATGAAAGATACAGGAATATATATTCATATCCCTTTTTGCCTTAGCAAATGTCTTTATTGTGATTTTACATCCTTCAGAGGCAGAGACGGTATGTATGAAAGCTATAAAAACGCTTTGCTGAAGGAGATAAGAAATACTCCTCTTTTGGAAGAATACCTTATAAAGAGCATTTTTATAGGCGGAGGGACACCGACAGTCCTTCCTCCTAGGTTTATTTCAGAAATAATGGAGGAGCTTTCAAAGCTTCATATAGCAGATGATGCGGAGATAACAATAGAGGCAAATCCTAAAACATTAAATATGGATTATCTAAGAGTTTTAAAATTCTCCGGCATAAACCGCCTTAGTATGGGCCTCCAATCAACGGATAATACTGTTTTGAAAAAAATAGGAAGAATTCACAAATACGAAGACTTTTTAATAAACTATAACGACGCCTTAAAGGCAGGCTTTCACAACATCAGTGCAGATATTATGTTCGGCCTTCCCGGGCAGGATATTGAAGGGTTTTCAAATACCGTTGAAACCATATCAAAGCTCGGATTACGGCATATATCCGCATATTCCTTAATCATAGAAGAAGGGACCCCTTTTTTTGATTTATATGAAGAAGGAAAATTAGACCTTCCGGAGGAATCAGAAGAAAGAAAAATGTATTATCTGCTTATAGACACTCTTTCTTCAAAGGATTACATTCACTATGAAATTTCAAATTTCTCGAAAAAAGGCTTTGAATCCCAGCATAACATCAGATACTGGGAAAGAGGAGAATACTTTGGCTTCGGGCTTTCTGCCCATTCTCTTGTGGAGAATGTACGATACGAAAACACAGAGGATTTAAGTTTTTATATAGAAAACAGTTCAAATTTAAAAAATATAAGAACAAATTCCCATGAAATTTCTGAAAAAGAAGCCATGGAAGAATTTATGTTTCTCGGCTTAAGGCTGATAAAAGGCATAGACGTTGAAAAATTCAAAAAAACATTTGGAAAAGACATTTTTTCCGTATATTATGGGACTATTCATGATAATATAAAAAAAGGGCTCTTACTATATGAAGCCAATCGGATTTTTCTTACAGCCAAAGGCCTTGATTTATCAAATATGGTAATGGCGGATTTTCTTTTTTAA
- a CDS encoding DUF4350 domain-containing protein produces the protein MNKKAREILLFVLLIFIFLMVTIYTSSDKAVNYPDYTTFSANNGGASLLFDGLKAMGLPVEASLRYINDTTDINDIQIIIAPSFLYYDENQSQEIADWVLKGGNLLFFEEDLSFTREYLKNKIDFSNFITNGSFTRVKHGLGNIYFGNADEITNKALMESPEKGQIIINIIGLHDYNKIYFNESYHGYAVSERLWDGLPFMVKLACIQIFIITAACVLYFGKRFGRPLPLYEEDEREENEYVYTLSNLYIHAGMGEAAVNAYADKFLESARIYFSISHTPTLEEVYIVWLENNLDKKTELEYLKHNLKTSYDTKKAKERKEFYKAIEYLKSLNFILSKLK, from the coding sequence ATGAATAAAAAAGCTAGAGAAATCCTCCTGTTTGTTTTGTTAATATTTATTTTTCTTATGGTGACGATTTATACCTCCTCCGATAAGGCAGTAAATTATCCCGACTATACGACGTTTTCTGCAAATAATGGCGGTGCTTCCTTACTTTTTGACGGCTTAAAGGCTATGGGCCTTCCTGTTGAGGCTTCTTTAAGGTATATAAATGATACTACAGATATAAACGATATACAGATTATAATCGCCCCTTCCTTTCTGTATTACGATGAAAATCAAAGCCAGGAAATCGCTGATTGGGTATTAAAAGGCGGTAATCTCTTATTTTTTGAAGAAGATTTATCCTTTACGAGAGAGTATCTGAAAAATAAAATAGACTTTTCGAATTTCATCACCAACGGCAGTTTTACAAGAGTAAAACACGGCCTTGGGAATATATATTTCGGTAATGCCGATGAGATAACCAATAAAGCCCTTATGGAAAGCCCTGAAAAAGGTCAAATCATCATAAATATTATAGGCCTTCATGACTATAATAAAATTTATTTTAACGAAAGCTATCATGGATATGCCGTAAGCGAGCGCCTATGGGACGGTCTTCCTTTTATGGTAAAGCTTGCATGTATTCAGATATTTATTATTACTGCCGCATGTGTATTATATTTCGGAAAACGCTTCGGCCGCCCTCTTCCCCTTTATGAGGAAGATGAAAGAGAAGAAAATGAATATGTTTATACCCTTTCAAACTTATATATCCATGCCGGAATGGGAGAAGCCGCAGTGAATGCCTATGCCGATAAGTTTTTAGAGTCGGCAAGAATTTATTTTTCCATTTCCCATACGCCTACCCTTGAAGAAGTATATATAGTATGGCTAGAAAACAATTTAGATAAAAAAACGGAGCTTGAATATTTAAAACATAATTTAAAAACATCTTATGACACGAAAAAAGCCAAAGAACGAAAAGAATTTTACAAAGCAATAGAATATTTAAAAAGCTTGAATTTTATATTGAGCAAACTTAAATAA
- the dnaJ gene encoding molecular chaperone DnaJ, which yields MADKRDYYETLGVSRGATEDEIKKAYRKMAKKYHPDANQNDKAAEEKFKEVSEAYDVLSDPQKKAAYDQFGHSAFDQTGGGGYSYSGQGFDMGDIFETFFGGGFGDVFGGRGGGRRNGPMRGADVSTGINITFEESFFGAAKSITLPMTETCETCKGTGAKPGTNAQSCKNCGGTGQERFQQQTMFGTMTSVRTCHVCNGSGKIITDPCPTCGGKGKVRRSKTFEVNIPKGIDNGQTIRLAEKGEPGENGGPNGDLLITVYVQPHKYFRRNGNDIHLDFPITFVQAALGAEISIPTMESVEKHSIKAGTQPDTVITLKGKGFPLLRNSRISGDMKITLKLSVPTKLSEKQKQLLKEFAEEGGEEYDSKKGFFSKFFGN from the coding sequence ATGGCGGATAAAAGAGATTATTATGAAACCTTAGGCGTATCCAGAGGCGCCACAGAGGATGAAATAAAAAAAGCATATAGAAAAATGGCAAAAAAATATCATCCTGATGCCAATCAAAATGACAAGGCTGCTGAGGAAAAGTTTAAAGAGGTAAGCGAAGCCTACGATGTTTTAAGCGACCCTCAGAAAAAGGCTGCCTATGACCAGTTTGGCCATTCTGCTTTTGATCAGACAGGCGGCGGTGGGTATAGCTACAGCGGTCAGGGCTTCGATATGGGCGATATTTTTGAAACCTTCTTCGGCGGCGGTTTCGGAGATGTCTTCGGCGGCAGAGGGGGCGGAAGAAGAAACGGTCCCATGAGAGGCGCAGACGTTTCCACAGGCATCAATATTACCTTTGAAGAATCCTTTTTTGGGGCTGCTAAATCCATAACCTTGCCTATGACAGAAACATGTGAAACCTGCAAGGGAACAGGGGCAAAGCCCGGAACAAATGCCCAGAGCTGTAAAAACTGCGGCGGAACCGGGCAGGAAAGATTCCAGCAGCAGACCATGTTCGGTACCATGACAAGTGTAAGAACCTGCCATGTATGTAACGGCTCAGGAAAGATCATTACCGATCCGTGCCCGACCTGCGGAGGTAAAGGCAAGGTAAGAAGGTCAAAGACCTTTGAAGTAAATATTCCGAAGGGCATTGATAACGGCCAGACTATAAGGCTTGCAGAAAAAGGTGAACCAGGGGAAAATGGCGGCCCAAACGGCGACCTTCTTATAACGGTTTATGTACAGCCTCATAAATATTTCAGAAGAAATGGAAACGATATTCATCTTGATTTTCCTATAACCTTTGTTCAGGCGGCTCTTGGTGCGGAAATTAGTATTCCTACTATGGAGTCTGTGGAAAAGCACAGCATAAAAGCCGGAACTCAGCCTGATACAGTCATTACATTAAAGGGAAAGGGATTTCCACTACTTAGAAATTCAAGAATATCAGGAGATATGAAAATTACTCTTAAACTTAGCGTTCCTACAAAGCTCAGCGAAAAGCAAAAACAGCTTTTGAAGGAATTTGCAGAAGAGGGCGGAGAAGAATACGACAGTAAAAAAGGTTTTTTCTCTAAATTTTTTGGAAATTAA
- the lepA gene encoding translation elongation factor 4, translating into MRVNQDRIRNFCIIAHIDHGKSTLADRLIQKSGLLTEREMQEQVLDNMDLERERGITIKAQAVRLIYTDENGEEYILNLIDTPGHVDFNYEVSRSLAACEGAVLVVDAAQGVEAQTLANVYLALDNNLEILPVINKIDLPSANPENAIKEIEDIIGIPAQDAPLISAKADINVDEVFKRVIQDIPAPSGDLAAPFKALIFDSFYDAYKGVIVFMRVVDGKVSKGDRVKFMATKKEFEVVETGFFAPGKFIPSDGLNAGEVGYITASIKNVGDTRIGDTVTNADNPAKEPFPGYKKVNPMVYCGIFPADGSKYPDLRDALDRLQLNDAALNFEPETSAALGFGFRCGFLGLLHLEIIQERLEREYNLDLVTTAPSVIYKLYMTDGTEAQLSNPSDMPDITRIERMEEPIVKAEIILPSEYIGTIMELCQQRRGEYVSMEYLEETRARLTYNMPLNEIIYDFFDVLKSRSRGYASFDYELIGYKESNLVKLDILVNKEVVDALSFIVHAGTAQERGRKMCEKLKEEIPRHQFEIPIQASIGNKVIARETVRAVRKDVLAKCYGGDISRKRKLLEKQKEGKKRMRQIGSVEVPQSAFMSVLKLDEE; encoded by the coding sequence ATGAGAGTTAATCAGGATAGAATAAGAAATTTTTGCATAATAGCTCATATTGACCATGGAAAATCTACCCTTGCCGACAGGCTTATCCAGAAATCAGGCTTGCTTACAGAAAGAGAAATGCAGGAGCAGGTTCTTGATAATATGGACCTGGAACGGGAGAGAGGCATAACCATTAAGGCTCAAGCCGTTCGCCTTATCTATACCGACGAAAACGGAGAAGAATATATTTTAAACCTTATAGATACGCCTGGCCATGTAGACTTTAATTATGAGGTTTCAAGAAGCCTTGCCGCCTGTGAGGGCGCTGTTCTTGTAGTTGACGCCGCTCAGGGGGTTGAGGCCCAGACTCTTGCAAATGTGTATCTTGCTTTAGATAATAATCTTGAAATTCTTCCTGTTATAAATAAAATAGATTTGCCAAGCGCCAATCCCGAAAACGCCATTAAAGAAATAGAAGATATTATCGGAATCCCAGCGCAGGATGCTCCGCTGATTTCTGCCAAGGCCGATATTAATGTAGATGAGGTATTTAAAAGAGTTATTCAGGATATACCGGCGCCTTCCGGCGATCTTGCAGCGCCTTTTAAAGCCCTTATTTTTGATAGCTTCTATGATGCTTATAAAGGTGTAATTGTTTTTATGAGGGTTGTAGACGGAAAGGTTTCAAAAGGCGATAGAGTCAAATTTATGGCGACCAAAAAGGAGTTTGAGGTTGTTGAAACAGGTTTTTTCGCTCCCGGAAAGTTCATCCCTTCAGACGGATTAAACGCAGGAGAAGTTGGCTATATTACGGCAAGCATTAAAAACGTAGGGGATACAAGAATCGGCGATACAGTAACAAACGCAGATAATCCGGCCAAAGAGCCTTTCCCCGGATATAAGAAAGTAAACCCTATGGTATACTGCGGCATATTCCCAGCAGACGGCTCTAAATATCCTGATTTAAGAGATGCCTTGGACAGGCTTCAGCTTAATGATGCCGCTCTTAATTTCGAACCGGAGACCTCGGCGGCTTTAGGCTTTGGCTTTAGATGCGGATTTTTAGGCCTTTTACACCTTGAAATCATTCAGGAAAGACTTGAAAGGGAATATAATCTTGACTTAGTTACTACTGCTCCAAGCGTTATTTATAAGCTTTATATGACAGACGGAACGGAAGCTCAGCTTTCAAACCCCAGCGATATGCCTGATATTACCCGAATAGAGAGAATGGAAGAACCTATCGTTAAGGCGGAAATTATTCTTCCGTCGGAATATATAGGTACAATCATGGAGCTTTGCCAGCAAAGGCGCGGGGAATATGTAAGCATGGAATACCTTGAAGAAACAAGGGCAAGGCTTACTTACAATATGCCTTTGAATGAAATTATATACGACTTTTTTGATGTTTTAAAAAGCAGGTCCAGAGGATATGCTTCCTTTGACTATGAGCTTATCGGATATAAAGAATCAAATCTTGTAAAGCTTGATATCCTTGTAAATAAGGAAGTTGTAGATGCCTTAAGCTTTATCGTTCACGCCGGCACCGCTCAGGAAAGAGGAAGAAAAATGTGTGAAAAGCTTAAAGAAGAAATCCCAAGGCACCAATTTGAAATTCCTATTCAGGCTTCTATTGGTAATAAAGTAATCGCAAGAGAAACCGTCCGTGCCGTAAGAAAAGACGTTCTTGCAAAATGCTATGGCGGGGATATTTCAAGAAAGAGAAAGCTTCTTGAAAAACAGAAGGAAGGAAAGAAGCGTATGCGCCAAATCGGAAGCGTAGAGGTTCCCCAGTCTGCATTTATGTCTGTGCTTAAGCTTGACGAGGAATAG